A single region of the Deltaproteobacteria bacterium genome encodes:
- a CDS encoding type I restriction-modification system subunit M codes for MSKIDLEKLKSHLWESANILRGSIDAADYKNYIFGMLFLKRLSDVFEEEGKRIEKETGNKQLAWEERDEHEFFVPDIARWDHIKTHTQDLGTVINKANDALEEANTATLEGVLAVTDFNDKDRLPDVTLSQLITHFSKIRLRNEDLSEPDILGRAYEYLIDQFADDAGKKGGEFYTPKEVVTLLVETLDPQEKMRICDPTCGSGGMLIQSFYHLRDIGQNPRNITLRGQERNIGTWAICKMNILLHGLSDSRIEKGDTLRSPKLLEADGKLMTFDIVIANPPFSLKNWGYEEAQHDPYRRFRYGIPPKGYGDYAFVQHMIATLTVNGRAGVVMPHGVLFRAGAEGKIRKGILEDDLLEAVIGLPSNLFFGASIPACLFIINRDKPKVRKGKVFFLYGANDYLEGKNQNKLRKEDIEKIASAYREYRTVEKYCRPVPLDEIRANDYNLNITRYIDVTEEEALIDIQQVIDELFTLKKERTVIEEKMNSFLKELGYKA; via the coding sequence GTCTTTGAAGAGGAGGGTAAGAGGATTGAAAAGGAAACGGGAAACAAGCAACTGGCCTGGGAAGAGCGTGATGAACATGAATTTTTCGTTCCGGATATCGCACGGTGGGATCACATCAAGACCCATACTCAGGATTTAGGCACGGTCATCAATAAAGCCAATGATGCACTGGAAGAAGCGAATACGGCGACATTGGAGGGTGTGCTTGCAGTCACGGATTTCAACGACAAAGACCGGTTACCGGATGTTACCCTTTCGCAATTAATCACCCATTTTTCCAAAATCCGCCTGCGGAATGAAGATTTAAGCGAACCCGATATTCTGGGACGGGCCTATGAATACCTGATTGACCAGTTTGCCGATGACGCCGGGAAGAAGGGAGGCGAATTTTACACACCCAAAGAAGTCGTTACGCTTCTCGTGGAGACTCTCGATCCCCAGGAGAAGATGAGAATCTGTGATCCGACCTGCGGCTCCGGCGGGATGCTTATTCAATCATTCTATCACCTCCGGGACATTGGACAAAATCCAAGAAACATCACTCTGCGTGGACAGGAAAGAAATATCGGCACCTGGGCAATTTGCAAAATGAATATACTCCTTCATGGACTTTCCGATAGCCGCATAGAAAAAGGTGACACGCTCAGATCACCGAAACTTCTTGAAGCAGACGGAAAACTCATGACCTTCGACATCGTCATTGCCAATCCCCCCTTCTCTCTCAAGAACTGGGGTTATGAAGAGGCACAGCATGATCCCTATCGACGGTTTCGTTACGGCATCCCGCCGAAGGGCTATGGGGATTACGCCTTTGTCCAGCATATGATCGCTACACTGACTGTCAACGGACGTGCCGGTGTCGTCATGCCGCACGGGGTTCTCTTCCGGGCTGGCGCCGAGGGTAAAATCAGAAAAGGAATCCTGGAAGATGATTTGCTGGAGGCCGTTATCGGACTCCCTTCCAATCTATTCTTTGGCGCAAGCATTCCTGCCTGCCTCTTCATCATCAACCGGGACAAGCCAAAGGTGCGCAAGGGAAAGGTTTTCTTTCTTTACGGGGCAAACGATTACCTTGAAGGAAAGAATCAGAACAAGCTGCGGAAAGAAGACATTGAAAAAATCGCCAGCGCTTACCGGGAATACCGAACTGTCGAAAAATACTGCCGGCCTGTACCCCTTGATGAGATACGCGCCAATGACTATAACCTGAACATCACCCGCTACATTGACGTCACGGAAGAAGAAGCCCTCATTGACATTCAGCAAGTCATCGATGAGCTGTTCACACTGAAAAAGGAGCGTACAGTGATCGAAGAAAAGATGAATTCATTTCTCAAAGAATTAGGATACAAGGCATAA